The following are encoded in a window of Parambassis ranga chromosome 15, fParRan2.1, whole genome shotgun sequence genomic DNA:
- the etaa1b gene encoding uncharacterized protein etaa1b — protein MSERRTRAAAPGSPEFSELWRTVTKLCQSKTQDKNKAKQMPATATSPACKDLQSPNRRGFSRFPGSISGDSPGDGETSQDIIWDSTSPTQAITGSGRKNTRVVEISDIVNRIAPKDVKPKGTDSPLLQWIGDSAIPCTPEVPKPRARKKSSRQSSVKDLMKLAKQFDENMQQEKETLEELNSVNNNLNEYVVTSKINPTQSVFPTNVKDPQCPPSIDQAEAELHALFDSSTQKISGQLSQSSVTSTCSQGKKDKAVTAAVAEGQQSNLKSAAQSGSAVHPAKEKEPCGNAKNCDAFDDDWENDDLLNDSFVLAMTQNASEQHDTKTITTEFTTVCEPTVNTNSADSPSNSQCKPSCSTIQELCPKPKTTNRSTFKLQPNPHFQPMRVEKKVLKSSFTGLQPKSQMFDQKPVTTKTLSTPQPDNVSNDYRVGCSGADSVKLISDSLWDDGDDDALLYQVCDSIERISNSQPQQVSPSNCQGKQDTAADRQRKTSNPLPIDPAWSASANQQSPCAFVRSNSLPGTSCETVNYQGWNVPMKSANNKSGMSQSFPGSQMSLGTFNQRRDSSGTFQAGNANVDMKPHTVTARAPQSSKTNHTAFKRNVSDSAVISNKVFVTSQMTSKCSAAEIEKKKQEALARRRLRMQNASKP, from the exons ATGTCCGAGCGGAGAACACGAGCTGCAGCTCCAGGCAGCCCCGAGTTTTCTGAGCTGTGGAGGACTGTTACCAAACTTTGCCAAagcaaaacacaagacaagaacAAAGCAAAGCAGATGCCAGCCACAGCGACATCTCCCGCGTGTAAAG ATTTGCAGAGTCCAAATCGCAGAGGCTTCAGCAGATTCCCTGGCTCGATCAGTGGAGACTCTCCAGGAGATGGAGAAACCTCACAAGATATAATCTGGGACTCCACATCTCCCACTCAAGCCATCACCG gaTCAGGTCGCAAGAACACCAGAGTTGTGGAAATATCAGATATTGTAAACCGCATTGCTCCAAAG GATGTCAAACCAAAAGGGACTGACTCTCCTTTGCTGCAGTGGATCGGTGACAGCGCAATCCCCTGCACACCAGAAGTTCCAAAGCCGAGGGCCAGGAAGAAATCCTCTAG gCAAAGCAGTGTGAAGGATCTCATGAAACTAGCCAAGCAGTTTGATGAGAACATGCAGCAAGAGAAGGAGACTTTAGAAGAGCTAAACAGTGTCAACAATAACCTCAATGAATATGTGGTCACTTCTAAAATTAACCCGACTCAGTCAGTATTCCCTACTAATGTGAAGGACCCACAGTGTCCACCCTCGATTGATcaggcagaggcagagctgcacgCCTTGTTTGACAGCTCCACTCAGAAGATTAGTGGCCAGCTGAGCCAGAGCTCTGTAACATCAACCTGTTCACAAGGTAAAAAAGACAAAGCTGTGACTGCAGCTGTAGCTGAAGGCCAACAATCAAATCTGAAGTCAGCAGCCCAGTCGGGCTCAGCCGTGCATCCTGCTAAAGAAAAGGAACCATGTGGTAATGCAAAAAATTGTGATGCCTTTGATGATGACTGGGAGAATGATGACTTACTTAATGACTCTTTTGTGCTGGCTATGACCCAGAATGCCTCTGAGCAACATGACACTAAGACAATCACTACTGAGTTTACAACTGTTTGTGAGCCAACAGTGAACACCAACTCTGCAGATTCACCTTCAAACTCACAGTGCAAGCCAAGTTGCAGTACAATCCAGGAACTGTGTCCCAAACCAAAGACAACCAACCGGAGCACTTTCAAATTACAGCCCAACCCTCACTTCCAGCCCATGAGAGttgaaaaaaaggttttaaagtCCAGCTTCACTGGACTACAACCCAAATCACAGATGTTTGACCAGAAGCCTGTGACCACAAAGACACTCTCCACGCCTCAACCTGACAATGTCAGTAATGATTACAGGGTGGGCTGTTCAGGAGCAGACTCTGTTAAATTGATATCAGACAGCTTATGGGATGATGGGGATGACGATGCACTCCTCTACCAGGTATGTGACAGCATTGAGAGGATCTCCAACAGTCAGCCACAGCAAGTGAGCCCCAGTAACTGCCAAGGGAAACAAGatactgctgcagacagacaacGGAAAACCAGCAACCCTCTGCCAATTGACCCAGCCTGGAGTGCCAGTGCTAACCAACAGTCACCATGTGCTTTCGTTCGTTCTAACTCATTACCAGGGACTAGCTGCGAAACTGTGAACTACCAAGGATGGAACGTTCCCATGAAAAGCGCCAACAACAAATCAGGGATGTCTCAGAGCTTCCCAGGAAGCCAGATGAGTCTGGGCACATTTAACCAGCGTAGGGATTCTTCTGGAACTTTCCAGGCTGGAAATGCTAATGTGGATATGAAGCCACATACAGTGACAGCCAGAGCACCGCAGAGTTCCAAGACCAATCACACAGCCTTCAAGAGAAATGTGTCTGACTCAGCGGTCATAAGCAACAAAG TTTTTGTTACCAGCCAGATGACATCAAAGTGCTCTGCAGCTGAGatagagaaaaagaaacaggaagcttTGGCCAGAAGGCGACTGAGAATGCAGAATGCTTCAAAACCATAG